The region TTATTTCTCCAAGCAAGTCATCGCTGTAACAGGTTAGCTAgccacattaaattaaataacacaAGTGTGAATTCGAAGTAATTTACGTGTTCGTGAGTCGAAGCTTATACTACTAGGCTACTTGGTgcagcagcctccctctcctatAACGTAGATACACGAATTTGCTATTCTATGATTATTGTGTTTTAGAAAAAACAAGCTTGTGAAAATTTACGATGTAAATGATATAAATTAGTTACCTTCCTCCAAATACGTGCTTACTGTTGACACCGCTTTGTGACTTTGCGCTAATCAAAACCGAAAGTAGGCTGTAGACGGCAGAACACGCCGCCTTGTGGAAATGAGTTATCATAAATGCGGGTGGGACTTATTATTACAGGCGGAAAACTCTTTCCCCAAGAAAACGTGCATTCATTCAGACAACGCGGTCATAACTTGTTGTCTGTGCTTAACATGTTTCATGTGATATAGGGGAGTTTATGCTGTATGAAATAATTATGCtctatgaattaattaataaatggtCTGGTCTAAGCTGGTTTCTAGCTGGACAAAGaggtcaaagctggttaagctggtagagTAAGATTGTGGTCAACTGGTGGAGCTGTAGGCTGGTCAAGTGAccagctagttgaccagctaaaagtgttgaaaacatATCTTAAACTAGAATGACCAGCTTAGGCCGGTTTaaactggaattttcagcaggatggataaataaagaaataagttGGCTGCCAATGCTAATGTGAACACTGGGAATCCATTATGGACCAAGTTGTGCCAGGTTTCACTGCAAGTAGGTTTAAATGAAACTCACACCATGCAATTTATgactcctcctccctcctctctgggcCATCCAATCTATGCTATCCCAGTAAACTGCCTTTGAAATCTTATTCTCTTTCTGTGGAGGGCTTGACTGATTGTTTCCTGCTTCCAGTGATTATTGAGATAAGGGCAAAGTGGTCTTAGAATCGAGGGTATCCACTTCAGAGGTCATTTAAGATGAGCTTGTGGGCTCCACCTAGGTTTAGCTACACATAATGACAATATTACATTCATCCTTCCAAAGCATATCACAAATATCCAAAAAAATAGGTTTCCTCCACAAACAAATATGCTACGTTATATCTCTTGTGGGGCTTTTGACTTAGACAGCTACAGCATTGTTATCCCATCACCTCATACACAATTAACACAGAAGTATTAACATAGAACATTCAAAATAGCTAGTCTGCACACACGTAgtgtacacactcactctgctgCAATCCATACACAATGATACACACACCCTATTCCTATTCTTTTCCACACAGTGGCAGGAAGTTGTCCAGATATCCGCAGTgcttctgaaaaagaaagagagcacggggggcgggggagcaTAGGCTAAATTCAAGCTTTCACACGGTTCCACAAAGCTTAGAAACAGAGGGGTAAGAAGACATGATCAGAGGAGACCCCGACACAGAAAAGCCACACAGAGTAACgcttcacagacacacgctGGACACTGGCATTGTGGAAGACCATTTTTCTTGTGAACTAATATAGTAACACACAGGGGAGGACGATAGTGGCCCAGTCTCCATCCTTCTGCATCCATGCCACTGGCTTTGACCACTGCTCTGCTGCTCAGCTCTTGGGGATGGCTGGGGCAAGGTAAGCACATAATCACATCACTCCACTCTGCAAGGGTAAAACTGAGTGATATAACTACATGGTTATGTATCTGCGCTTACAGCAAGTTGAACTGTGatgataaaaaataagtttGTGATACTGTTCAATTTATGTAAACAGGAGTAAACACACTTGATATTGTGATCTGATTTCATAGTTTATAGCATACTTCTCCCAAAAATACTTGCAGCATTTTATTCTGTGATCATTTtctctttaatttaatttaattttctccTATATATTCCTCATTATGTCTGTCTGAGAATAAATGGCTtggtttgtgaattttcttgtttGCCTTTCgctgaaaaataattttactgtAAAATTGAGGCACAGCAATGAACATGCAGACATGTATCCCGGACTACAGTTGTAAAATTACTGTGAATTCCTGTTCCATTGTCAGCTCCTAGCCTATGTTTTGGATTCATTGTTCTCTACACACCTGCCAAGTCTATTGTTACTTATTACCACAGTGATGACCTTCAATCCTCCACCATtaccacccacccccctccatttCCCGTTGCAGCCTGCCTCTCCTGGAAacttcctgtttgtgtcagGCCCTCGATTTCCTATTTCCTGTGCAGTTCACCCTTAAGTTCTTGCAGTAATAGAATTGGTAGTAATGCAGTAATAGAAAGGATCCACAGCACATTGTGATATGAGAGTTTTTATTATCTCTTAGGGTTTTTTTAATCCTTATGTCATTTTTATGTACTCAATCATATATTTATGTTAACATAATCTGAAGATTCATTCTGCATCAGTATTTGCAGCAAAACATTTAGCATGTCCTTGTTTGTGGTGTTCCTCATACACTGTGGACACTTCCATTCTTAAGGAAATATAAGTATATCAGGTATAAACAATTTCACCATTTGTGCAATTCCAATAGTGCTGACTATGGTCAGCAGACACGTACAGGGGCATACCTGGCTGCAGGATCAGGAGCTTAGGATTCCATGGGATTGTCAGTGAAATTAATTAGTTTTAAAACACTGTAGCAGACTGCTACATACACTAACTGTAAACATATTGTTTCTATTGGCCACAATCAGTTACAGATATTGTGCACCTTGTTCAATAAAAGGAATAAACCTAAATTAATAAACATACAACAACGTCCAAATAAATACATCATAAGAAAGAGGACATAAAAGTTTATCTCAAACTATTCATAAGAATGCAAAATTCAAATCTGAGAGAAGGAACTCAAATTTCTATTTTACATTCTGGCCAACAATACTATGATGATTTGTAAGGATCTACACATTTTTAGTTAAATCAGTATTGTTTtacaaaaacagtgaaacagTATGGCACTTTCCAGGCCATCCAGTGGGAACATATGTTAGCTAcagtataaaaatgaattactgTACACATTAATCGACATTCTCAACTTAATAAGATAACAACTGTCAACATTTCCAAGCTGTAACCCTGGGAACAGAGCGAACTGGTTCAAAATGGTGCTATCTTAGAAGTTGATACACTCCCAggctaattaaaatgaaattaacaaaTTAGAAAATTGGTAAACTAAAAGTAgtggatacattttttaatagtGTAATGAATTTCATCTCATTTTCACATGACATGCTTCATTTACTGCAGGAATTTGCACAATTGATTAAATTGTGAAGGATCAAGTACATGCAGCTGAAATAATGCTTTGTGATGCATCTTGTGTCATTATTTTGCAGTGATGGGCTCTGGCTTTTCTGAATACAAGGCACACAAATACGTTGTGGCAGTTTGACAAGCAGATAAATGTATTagctttgtcattttttatgTGGAAttctgtgtgcgcatgtggtCCCATGGAAaactaattaaattaaattaatcaattaCTAATTCATCAGTCCTAATGCAATTTATATCAAGCAAAtattcagcagacacttttatgTCTGGGATCTCAATATGTTCTACTTTTTCTCTGTTAATATTTTTGTTCATCACAGCCGCTGTCCCCAGCGACCCCTGGGCCCAGTGCCCTTCTGCCAAGATGTGTAAGGATAAATTTGCAGATGGAAAATGTGACAAACAATGCTCGGAGCCAGAGTGTCTAAGAGATGGGTTTGACTGCCTGGTGAAGAACAAGTGCGAGTAAGAAGGATGTGCCCGACAGGAGAGCAGGCTTCCTTGTTGTCACCCACCTGCATACCCCAAAATTGCTTGAATTGATCGATTGATTTTCTTGTCACATGTCAGGAAAGAAAAGTAACCAACATGTCCTTAGGTGTCCTTCATTAATTCCAAATTATAGTCAAGGCATTATTAATGTGTTGGTTTAAGGTTTCATGTGTTTTCTTGCcatttaaacccccccccccccccctttcctcatCTTTCAGTGCACATTACAAACAGTACTGCCAGGACCACTATGGCAACTCATACTGCGAGCATGGATGTGACAGTGCTCCCTGTGGCTGGGATGGGAGTGACTGCTTCAACCAGCAAAGCCCTCTCTGGGCAAATGGTACCTTGATCCTCCACACCAACATTCCCACCCAGGAAATCCAAAGCCATAACAGGTCTTTGCTGTGGGCCCTCAGCATTGTCTTACAAACGGCTCTAAAACTGCGGGGTGTTGCACCATTCTGCTCCAGCAATAACCTGTTCGACCCTGACCCTCAGAAGCTGGCTGAACTGTTGACTCAGGTGTCTACACATGATAATGGGTAACTATTGTAAGtacttgtttatttatgtattctgtTTCTCAGGTTTTAGTCGATCATTTCCTACcctgtttcttcttctcttaGGTCACTATTATACCTCCAAATTGACAACAGACCGTGCTCCAGGCTCCCCTCTACCTGTTTCCAATGTGCCACTGAAGCAGCCAACTTCCTGCGCATGCTGATGACATTGGAGCATACAACATATCGCCAACTCCCAGAAATTGAACCCGTCATTGCTGTGAGGGGTGTGAGTGAAGAActgggagagcgagagaagtACACTGCAGGAGAGAATGCAAACAGTATGCCAATTATGTTCTGCAGACCGCCTTTCAAGTTATGTTTCTCATGTCGCCATCCAATAgtactgaaaaatgtattttacctgAAGATTGGAGGGCTGATGATTCCTCGACACTGTGCATGAATCATGAATCATGAGTCATgaattttttcaattgctttgtGCTTGAATTAACAGGTTTCTCAAAACAATCTATtgatatacaaaataaaagtagCAAACCACAAAGGATGTATTTTTTCTTCAATGTATGTTTACAGAACAGTGGCTATTTCATTTATTACTTTTTGTGCTgtccttatttattttattctttcacTTAATAATGTATTCCATAGCTTCTCCTTCATGGTTATGGGCAGTGGTTGGCGTGGCGACTGGACTTGGATTGATTCTGGTTATACTGGTTGCCGTGCTGGTGAGGCGGGCtcggcagaggagagagccacgGCAGGCAGGGCCGAGGGTGCGACACAGGTCTACAGCTACAGACAGTGGGCAGGAGAGGCAGGCCTGGGCCCAGCATATAccacagagaggggaaagaatGAGAGTTGACAAAGAGAATGGGAATAAAGGAATTGggataaaaaagaagaaaaggggAAAAGAGAACGGGAAGAGGCGCAGAGAGCCACTCGGAGAGGATGCCATTAGACTACGGTGAGACTGACTCTTAATTCGCCACAAAGGCAGAAATCTAACATGAGCAGTACTGCAGTACCCTCTCTTCTAAACATATGTGTAACAGGTATTTTATTATCTGTTTAATAATGTTCATTAGCATGTCACCGAAAAGCTGCAATACAAAAATTATGTTTGATTGAAATTAACATTTAGGACGACTTTAAGGTTGACAGAGACTGAACCGTGAAGAGTGCATTTGTATAATAAGCTATTTTCTGATTACTAAAGTTATTGCTATTGTAAAAAGAGCATCCTATAGAAAATCTGAACAAAAATCAGTGTATAAGATGAATATGTTTAGGCTGATTTTTATGCAACTGAGAGATATAATACCTTTGAATTTTGTTAATCCTAGCATTGAATAGTTTCTTGTTTTCTTCAGCAGCTCTTATTGCGCCTGGGTAAATTGAGGAGATATTGGCATATACTTTAGCCCTTGCATCTCTACCCCCTCTTCTGTTTGTCGCAGGCCTCTCAGAAAAGAATTGGATATAGGAAGTGATACAGATATTACTCAAAGTTCTATGGAAGACATCAACGTGAGAAGTTCACACCGACAGGACAAATCCATTTGTGACCACCGGCCCCAGGAGCAGAAGCAGTTTCATGCCACTCCTAGCAGCCCccagtcacagacacagggcagcTACGCAGGTCAATCTCACACTTTAAAGACATTGGTTGTGTGGGGTCTCGTTTTTCATGGAAATGTTATCACATTTAGATGCATGTACTTTATACAGTTTTTCTTAGAGTTAATgtcatacaatacatttttagtttgagGGGAAGGTTGCAACAGTTTTGAATGTTCATTGCATCCAAGATGAAAGAAATAGCTGTGTAGCTAAGGTCTGATGCAGGCAACACTgtaaatacaatgaaaacatttatatttacagcTTCACCTGGAGGATGGGAGAGAAACAGCAGCCCAAACAACAGGAGTCTAAATCATAACAATGTGAGTCTAAAtcatattgtatttgtatttgtatttgactgAAGCTGACTTTAGTTTACATGTTTTTTAAACTCATGGTTAAgaatagtatatatatatatctcaatGTGATTTCATAGCCACAAATTATAAGGCAATTATCAGGGTTGGGAGGTTATGCTTCTGGAGtgccatatttaattttgattcAAACCCGTGTTCAGTTTGCTACTGAACTGTATATACTATAAGTAAAATGTTTCACATAAGGATGCAAGAACAGTCTTCAGCCATCTTCCATAAGCTTATGAATAAGAAATGTCACATCCCGTAGGTTATTGGGCTggtcatacactcagtgatcactttattaggtaaacctgtacaccagctgattaatgctcatttttaatcagccagttaaaaatgagcattaaTTAGCATGTGgtagcaagtaaatgcataaaagcatgcagacaatgTCAAGAGGTtccactgtttttcagacaaaatgtcagaatagatagggaagaaatgtgatctaagtgactgactgtggaatgattgttggtggcagacagggtggtttgggtatcttagaaattgctgatctcatggtattttcatgcacaacagtttctaaagtttgaagagaatggtgcaaaaaaacaaaaaacatccagtgagcagcagttctgggcagaaacatgttgttaatgagagtggtcagaggagaaaggccagactggtcaaagctgacaggaaggtgaaaataacgcaaataaccacacattacaacagtggtatgtagaagagcatctctgaatacacaatacatcacatcacatacaATACATCAATAcaaaagtggataggttacagcaacagaagacttaataagtaaaaaataaagtaaaatgaaaaacttaaaagagtgctcagtgagtgtatattgaagaGGTAAATTGGCATTAAatacagaaacagatacagccaTCCAGGAAGGGGGATTCTCACCCCTGCTTCACATGGACATGTtgcacatggtaaatggttggcatttatatagcgcctttatccaaagcgctgtacaattgatgcttctcattcacccattcatacacacactcacacaccaacgccgaccagctcgtcaggagcatttgggggttaggtgggacacttcgacacagcccaggcgggggattgaaccggcaaccctccgactgccagacgactgctcttactgcctgagccatgtcgcccccgtgcACATATGAAACATGCTATACCTTACCATATAGTGCTCTTAAAGCAATCAGAACTCCCACTCTCCCGCTGTGTCatcctgcagggtgtgtgtattaCGTAGTGATGTACTGGTGTGGCCAATATaatgctgtctgtttgttttccagACTGCTCCAGTTCAGTGGTGTGGTCCAGATGGATCTGTGGTCCTAATTCGCGCAGTCAGGAGTGGTCTTGATCGAGTGGTTCTGGAATTGCTGCGTGCTGGGGTGCCGGTCAACAACACAGACCACACTGGTACTGTACTATACAGCATATCCCCTCACTCTTTGCCCCGGGCTCAGAGCTATGCAATGTATACAGGTTAATACCTTTTAATACATTACCTAGCCCTAGGGTTCCGTGCTTGGACACAAAAATAGAGGTGTGCAACTCATTTTAATCTCTTTagactggtggcaatttagttAAGAACTGAACTGGAAACAAAGGCATTTTAAGCTGTATGCCATTATATCTGTATCTCTAATACTTGTACTTGTCACCAGCTGGTGAGCTAATTTGTCTTTTCTGTAGCACACTGGCAACtctaaaatgaataatttaagtCATACCTTATCattgtgtattttatgtttCTGTACTGCAGAATTCCATCTCTTTGTCTTAGTATGGCATTTCCTGTTCAAGCAGAAGGGTCCTGTATAAACTGTTCGACCTCTCTCTGGTTCTCCCCACATCCCATTCCTCCTTCTTTACTTCCTTTTCTGCTACTCGAAAAACAAACGATTGAAAAAACACTGCTTCCTCTGCTCCACGTCTTTTTCACTGTAGCACCTCTGCTCCCCCCTTCTGATTCAGAACAGAGTTAATGTGCTGTAGTGTCCAGTCAgtgtgaatgtactgtattaacCTCACCTGcttatccctctctcctttctccctctctcctcgtGGGCTGACTCACTTTCATTCACTGCCCGCCCCTGCTTTTtcattctccctttctctcccattCCATCTTTCCTGGCTCTCACCCTTTTCTCACCATCCTGCTTGTACTATTGCCCTCACACTATCTGACATATTCTCTCCATccgttctttttcatatttatttctctCACCTTCTCACGCTGCTACCATATTCAACACATATCTCTCTACcttattttcttttgcttttttcccACCCCACCCACTCTTCTTGACTTCCtccctcttttttcatttgtgccCATCTACGTTccaccccttccccctccccaccaccccctcaGGGAGATCTGCCCTTCACTGGGCATGCTCAGTTAATCACCTCTCCCTGGCTCGAACTCTCATTCGCTATGGTGCAGTGGTGGACCTACAAGACTTCAAggtatcaaaaaaaaaaaaaaaaaaacctttaggATAGTATTACTATCCAGTTCTCCTTTTTAGAACAtgtaatatatgcaaatgtgtgcTATTGTGAAACGGATAGCTAGAGCAGGATCAAATTAGATCAGAGGGACCATAGTCCTTAGATCACCTAGCTAATGGTATATTTTGTCATTATCATGAAGATGATGAGGTCTGTGGCTTGAAACCGACAGCAGATCTAGCATAATCATACGGAGTACTGCAGAATAATATGATCCTGAACACTTCCTCTCTTTTGCCAGGGTGAAactgctctcttcctctccgcCCTCCATGGTTGCTATGACACTGCCAGGTTTCTCCTCCTCAATGGGGCTAATCAGGATTTGACTGACCGCCGAGGTAGACGTCCACTAGAAGCAGCACATGAAGGATTACATCATCATGTCCTAGAGCTCCTTTTGGCTCACAGGTCCCATAGAGGGCATGTCTCCATGGAAGCAGTCAATGACATGTTATGTGAGGACCGCAATTTATCCTATTCCCAATGGGTTGCACCACCTGGCCTATCTGGGAGAAGCGCTTCCTTTTCGGGAGTTATTGGCCATCGGGAAGCCTTGCCACCTTACCCCAGGTAAATCAAAATTAAGTAAAGGTAAAGCTTTGGACCATTCACCACAGTATTTTTCAATCTGTCATGTTTAAGGTCTCCACCACAAACAAaagtaagcaaaaaaaaaaaaaaaaaattgtaaatctATTTCAGGCATTCCTTATGGCAGCATAATGTGTTATGTTTCATTCACCTTTACACAGTGCAACTGATGTACTGGCACAGAAGAGTTTTGCTAAACATCAGCTTTATCAACTCTTGCCTCTCTTTGCAGTGATTGGTCAGGAGGTAGAGAGCGATGCGCCTCTCCTCAGAACTGGCGCCCACAACCACTCCAATCAGTAACTGCATTGGTCTCTCCCAGAATCCTTGGACGCCCATCTCGTCCGATAAGCACTCTACAGGAAGTAACCTCGGAAGCAGAGGAAGAGGACAACGAAAGGTCCCAGGAAGCTGCTCGGGCAGCAACACCCCACTTCCTGTCCCCCCAGCCTGCACCTAGGCAGCGGTCTTTCTCGTGCACACAGCATGCACTGCAGCGTCGCTCAAGTGGTGCCCAGTTTGAACACCCTGTTGCATCACCCGGGAAGCCAACAAATGAGCATATAGAGATAGTGGTGTCTGGCCCTATTACCGAAGCCCCCCTTCAGCCGGAGTTTAAGCCAGCTTCTGGCCTCCCCAGTCTGGTTCAATCAGACTCTGAGGCAAGCAGCAGTAGGAATTGCAAACAAGAGCAACACGGTGAAAAAATAAGCAATCCACATGCTGATTCTGAGACTTCTGGCCAAACTGCCCTTTGAGAAAAGAAGACTGACTGGACTCTTCAGTACAGTACACAAGCCTGCTCAAATTGTTTTGGGCAGCATTCAACTTGTATGTAGACCTAGTGCCAGACCTCTAAAAATCAACCTAGCTCTGCACCCCCTATACATCAACAGCATAGAACATACAATTCTGACtggttatgtttttgttttgtttgctttgttctgttgttttgtcaaaatttcatgttgaatatATAATGTGTAAAATTTAATGAAACCATATAGAATTTTAATATTCTCTCCAGGCTTCTTACATTTGAGCCATATTGCACTTCAAATTCGAAGTTactataaatatacataaataaagataatttgACAACTACTGATTTGACAGCTTCCATAAAACACTTAGTTGAGAACATTTTTTAGTAAATAGGTCAATAGGTTAAACTACTGGAAGTGGGAA is a window of Conger conger chromosome 1, fConCon1.1, whole genome shotgun sequence DNA encoding:
- the notchl gene encoding neurogenic locus notch homolog protein 1 isoform X1, which encodes MPLALTTALLLSSWGWLGQAAVPSDPWAQCPSAKMCKDKFADGKCDKQCSEPECLRDGFDCLVKNKCDAHYKQYCQDHYGNSYCEHGCDSAPCGWDGSDCFNQQSPLWANGTLILHTNIPTQEIQSHNRSLLWALSIVLQTALKLRGVAPFCSSNNLFDPDPQKLAELLTQVSTHDNGSLLYLQIDNRPCSRLPSTCFQCATEAANFLRMLMTLEHTTYRQLPEIEPVIAVRGVSEELGEREKYTAGENANTSPSWLWAVVGVATGLGLILVILVAVLVRRARQRREPRQAGPRVRHRSTATDSGQERQAWAQHIPQRGERMRVDKENGNKGIGIKKKKRGKENGKRRREPLGEDAIRLRPLRKELDIGSDTDITQSSMEDINVRSSHRQDKSICDHRPQEQKQFHATPSSPQSQTQGSYAASPGGWERNSSPNNRSLNHNNTAPVQWCGPDGSVVLIRAVRSGLDRVVLELLRAGVPVNNTDHTGRSALHWACSVNHLSLARTLIRYGAVVDLQDFKGETALFLSALHGCYDTARFLLLNGANQDLTDRRGRRPLEAAHEGLHHHVLELLLAHRSHRGHVSMEAVNDMLCEDRNLSYSQWVAPPGLSGRSASFSGVIGHREALPPYPSDWSGGRERCASPQNWRPQPLQSVTALVSPRILGRPSRPISTLQEVTSEAEEEDNERSQEAARAATPHFLSPQPAPRQRSFSCTQHALQRRSSGAQFEHPVASPGKPTNEHIEIVVSGPITEAPLQPEFKPASGLPSLVQSDSEASSSRNCKQEQHGEKISNPHADSETSGQTAL
- the notchl gene encoding neurogenic locus notch homolog protein 1 isoform X2, producing the protein MPLALTTALLLSSWGWLGQAAVPSDPWAQCPSAKMCKDKFADGKCDKQCSEPECLRDGFDCLVKNKCDAHYKQYCQDHYGNSYCEHGCDSAPCGWDGSDCFNQQSPLWANGTLILHTNIPTQEIQSHNRSLLWALSIVLQTALKLRGVAPFCSSNNLFDPDPQKLAELLTQVSTHDNGSLLYLQIDNRPCSRLPSTCFQCATEAANFLRMLMTLEHTTYRQLPEIEPVIAVRGVSEELGEREKYTAGENANTSPSWLWAVVGVATGLGLILVILVAVLVRRARQRREPRQAGPRVRHRSTATDSGQERQAWAQHIPQRGERMRVDKENGNKGIGIKKKKRGKENGKRRREPLGEDAIRLRPLRKELDIGSDTDITQSSMEDINVRSSHRQDKSICDHRPQEQKQFHATPSSPQSQTQGSYAASPGGWERNSSPNNRSLNHNNTAPVQWCGPDGSVVLIRAVRSGLDRVVLELLRAGVPVNNTDHTAPLLPPSDSEQS